The Paenibacillus yonginensis genome segment ATCGTAGACACGTGCAGACAGCTCGCCTGTTGAACCGTCACCAATCATGAGTTTCTCGCCTTTCCAGTGCAGCGAGCCAACCGGGGAAATAACCGCAGCCGTGCCGGTGCCGAACATCTCTTTCAGACTGCCGTCCTTCTGCGCTTGTACCAGCTCGTCGATCGAGATCAGACGTTCTTCGACTTCCACTCCCCAATGCTTGAGCAGGTGAATAACGGAATCCCGGGTAATCCCCGGCAGCAGTCCGCCTGTCAAAGCCGGAGTAATGACCTTGTCTCCAATCCGGAAAAAGACGTTCATGCTGCCGACTTCCTCGACGTATTTGCGATGCACGCCATCAAGCCAAAGCACTTGCGAATAACCGAGAGCTGAAGCGCCCTCCTGCGCTTTCAGACCTGCCGCATAGTTGCCGGCGGTTTTGACATGGCCGACTCCGCCCACTACCGAACGGGCATATTCGGATTCCACATAAATGGAAACCGGCTTGATGCCCTCAGCATAATAAGTGCCGACCGGCGACAGGATGATCATGAATTTATACTGCTGCGAAGGCGAAACGCCAAGCGCAGGTTCTGTGGCAATGACAAACGGTCTGACGTACAGAGAGGTCTCTGGTGCATCCGGAATCCAGTCCTGATCGATCAGAACCAACTGACGGAGGGCCTCAAGGCCCAGCGCTTCATCAACAGGAGGAATGCTCATGCGGTCGTTTGAGCGGTTCAAACGTTTCATGTTCATATCCGGACGGAACAAGCTGATTTTTCCATTTTCGGTTCTATAAGCCTTTAATCCTTCGAAGATCGTTTGGCCGTAGTGGAAAACTTTAGCCGCTGGATCCAGGGAAATCGGCTGGTAAGGCACGATTCGCGCATTGTGCCAGCCTTTGCCTTCCTCATAATCGAGAATGAACATATGGTCGGTAAAATATTTTCCGAATCCCAATTCGTTTGCTGCAGGTTTCGGTTTGGGAGTGGTAGTGCGTTCAATGTGGATCGTCTGTGTCATTGTCGTGTCACCCTTCGTGGATAGATTGTCCATTTATCGTAACCCATCTGAGCCTATTTGGAAATATCTATTCTGGCCCCGTACTTCAAGAAATTTAAAGATAAGTTGGATGAATAGCGTCTTCTCGCCTTTTACAGGCCGTAAATTAAAAATTTTTAACGGATCGGATCATTTTATGCAAAACTTCTGTTAGGCAGTCACCCTTCCCTCTCCCCTTTCATAAATAAAGGAGTAGAAGGAGGGAGGCACATGACCGACAGCAGCTTGCATCATCAGCGGGCCATATTTCTGGCAGCCGTCTGCTCACAGACCTATGCCCAATTTAATAATCCGGACGCAGCGGTTATTGTTCCTGCCCCCTACCGGATCTGCCATGTCATTAAAGCCAGGTCCCTTACGCATCACAAGGAACCCTTCGGGTTTATCCTCGAGGCGCCTGAAGAGCTGATTATCGCTTTCCGGGGAACGAGTTCCACCACCAACTGGATTGCCGATATGCTGGCCTCGCAGACCCGATTCAAATATGTACAGTCGGATTGCCGAACGCATCGAGGCTTCACCTCTATTTATGCTTCAGCCCGCAAAGCGCTTCTGAGCGCCGTAGCCAAACTTCCGGCCAACAAACCTTTGTTCATTACGGGGCACAGCCTGGGCGCCGCTCTGGCTACGCTGTGCGCACTGGATCTGGCAGCCAACACCGCTTTCAAATCGCCTTACCTGTACACATTTGGTTCTCCGCGTGTCGGCGACCCCGCTTTTGCCAAAACCTTCAGCAGATATGTACCCAACAGTTGGCGTTTCGCCAACCTTTATGACGTTGTCACTATGGCTCCGCCGCCCGTATACAAGCTGCCTAAACAGGAGAAAAAATATTACTACAGTCATGTCAGGACCCATTCTCCGCTAACCTTCGTCAACGGAGCTTTTGGTCCCAATCATGTGATCGGCAGCTATTATGGCGAGCTGTCCAAACTCGACTCCGAATTTGCCCGGCGATTAAACGACAGCTGTCCCGGATTCTGCCCTGCCCCTTTATAATTCAATTCCGGCCCTGCCCGGAAGGCTGCTCTCCGGTGCGGTTTAGCCCTAAATAAACTTGGGCCTATCCGCCCGGTTATCCTCTTGTTCCTGACGTTATAATCTTCACATTACAATCTTCACATTACAATCTTCTCATTACAATCTTTCAAGCGCTCCCTCCAGCTTGTACGGCTCCAAATCCAGATCCGGACTTTGCCCGAGTGCCAGTTTGGCTAACTGCAAACCTATGTAAGGACCCATGGTCAGTCCGGAAGCGCCTAATCCATTGGCCACATAGATGCCTTCCCAATCCGGAAGTTGTCCAATGACAGGTAGAAAGCCGGGCGTGAAGGGGCGAAAGCCGGCCCTGGCCTCCAGAAACTCCCCTTCGGCCAGCCCCGGAGCGTGCTCAAGCGCTTTGCCCAGCACCTCCTGCAGGCCTCCCGCTGTGATCCGGGTATCGAAGCCGTTGGGATGATTTTCATGCGTGGCGCCGATAACGATCCGCTGGTCGGGAAAAGCCAGAATATACTGGTCGCCGGGCGGCATGACCACCGGCCAGCCGCGTGTGTCCGCACCCTGCAAAGCCAAATGCACGATTTGAGCCTTCTGGTAGGTGACCTTGAATTTAACGCCAAGCGGTTCCAGCAACGGCCCTGCCCAAGCTCCGGCACAAACCAGCACGGCATCGGCTTCCAGTCTCCGGCCACCTATTACGATTCCGTTGGCCACATTCCCCTCAAAGCTTAACCCGGCTTCACCCTTCAGCAGTATGGCTCCATGCCTTTCCGCCGACCGGAGCAGAGCATCCCGCAGCGCCCGCCCGTCCACCCGGGCAGCTCCTCCCACATAAAGAGCGCTGTATTTTTTGTCCAGCGGAGGAAACTGCCGCCCAACCTCTTCCGGGGAAAACAGCAATAGTTCGCCCATTTCCGGAGCTTCGTCTTTCCTTTTCAAGGCAATCTGCCGAAGTTCCTCCAGCTTCGCGAGCTCTTCCTCTAGCCGCAAAGCGCCCACTTGGGCATAACCGGTGTTGGTTTCGCCTTCATTCCCCAGTTCCCTGATCAAGGAAGGATAAAATTTAGCCCCTTCCCTCGCCAGCTTATACCAAACTTTGTTGCGCCTTTTAGAAATCCACGGACAGATAATACCTGCCGCAGCGTCCGTCGCCTGGCCCGATTCCTGCCGGTCCACGATGGTTACATCGGCGCCGCTTCGCGCCAGCTGGTAGGCCGCTGATGCGCCTAGAATTCCGGCGCCGATAACGATATATTTTTGCATATCCAGGTTCCTTCTTTCCTTAATCACTTCGAAATACCTGATAACGGCTGCGGTATTCGCCCAGAGTCATCGCTGCTGCCCGTTTGAACAAGCGGGTAAAATAATTGGGGGTTCGAAGCCCGCACATCTCCCCTACCCGCACAAGCGGATGATCAGAATAGGCAAGCAGGCGTTGGCACGTTTAATCTGCAGATGATGCCTGTAAGTAATCGGGCTCATGCCGGTATGCTTCTTCAAACAGCGGGCAAATAATCGAAGTGATAATGCAGATCTTGTTCCATCTGCGCGAAATTAAACGGCTTTTCTATTCCTTCCGCTAAAAACAGGAAATCCCAACGCCCTTCAAAGTTGTAGAAATTGTACTATACAATGTAGAGATTGTCAGCTTTATCAGGAGGATGAATCAAGTATGGCCATGTTAAAAACAAGCCATCCGCTTCCGCGGATGGCTTTGGCTTTTGAAACAAACGATCTGTCTATTCCCGGGTTATGCTTCTCACCGGCACCCAGATCTCGCTCTTGAATTCCGGCGACGAAACATCCGGACTTTCATTCCACAATATTTCCGGACCTTCTGCCGACTCATAACCGGAGGACGGGAACCACTCGGCATAAATCCGCCCCCACACCTCCTGGAGCGCTTGCGGGAAAGCCCCTACCGCTGTGAAAACCGCCCAAGTACCGGCTTCTACCTCCAGACAGTCCAGATCCTGCGGACAAGCTTCCGTAGTCGCCGCTCCGATGAAATGGTCCAGTTCCCCCTGTTCTTCCATACGTCCCTCCGAGAAATTCACCGAGGCGCTGATCAGTCCGCAGGGTTCTCTATTGGACAAAGCTTTGAACCGTTTGATTTTGGTTTCATCCAGTTGAGCCCACATGGCCTCTATTTCCGGATTTACGCCCTCGAATTGAATCGGCACCCTCTTCTTTAAGCCGACAATCCGGAATGCTTCTTGTTCTACGATGCGGTAATTCATTTCCTGTCCTCCTTCGATCGTTAATTGAAATGTCATACGAGGAAAGGATTTTAGCGGGTGTTCTTTGGTTTTGTGTCTGGCCTCCGACGGCGTAACCCCATGGAAGAGCTGAAATGCTTTCGTAAAGGCATCCGGGGACTGATAGCCGTAAGTTAAAGCGATATCGATAATTTTGCCGGTTGTATGCTGCAAATCGAAAGCCGCCAAAGTCAATCTTCTGCGCCGGATATATTCCGATAAAGGAATTCCTGACAGAAAGGAAAACATCCGTTTGAAATGATATTCCGAGCATAAAGCAAGCCTGGCGACTTCTTTATAATCAATTTCCCCGCCCAGATTCTCTTCCACATAAGCCATCGCTTTGTTCATAGGCTCCAAAGTGTTCATCTGCCCTCTCCTTTCCTCACAAACAGCTTAACGGATCGGCCGGACGCGCATCCGACAATTGGTGCACCAAATTCGCGGAAACAAGCCGCTAAAGCGAATATAACATAAGCTGAGGATAACAAAAAAGCCCGCAAACCCGGCGCTATTCAAGCGATAGGTTTGCAGGCTGCCGGTTGGCTGACCAGTCTTGGAACTTAGGCAGTTCCCTTCTTACTCTTTCACTTCAGTAGCGCCGGTTACTTTGCCGTCAAGCACGGCTGTGCTTTGCAGGTCTGCGCTCTTGAAATACAGGTTGCCGTCGATGGTGGCTGTTTTGTCCAGCGTAAAGCCTTTAGCTTCTACATAAACGTCACCTTTCAGAGTGCCGCCCTGGATTTTGAAATTTTCACTTTGCACAGTCATTTTAGGAACAGTCAGCGTATAAGAAGCCGTAATGTTGTGATTCTCATCTTGGGAATACAAGGCAAGTTTGCGGTAGATCGCATTTTCGGCTTTGCCTTTGTCGTGGAATTCACCGGATACGGTTACCTCTTTATCGAT includes the following:
- a CDS encoding AraC family transcriptional regulator; the encoded protein is MNTLEPMNKAMAYVEENLGGEIDYKEVARLALCSEYHFKRMFSFLSGIPLSEYIRRRRLTLAAFDLQHTTGKIIDIALTYGYQSPDAFTKAFQLFHGVTPSEARHKTKEHPLKSFPRMTFQLTIEGGQEMNYRIVEQEAFRIVGLKKRVPIQFEGVNPEIEAMWAQLDETKIKRFKALSNREPCGLISASVNFSEGRMEEQGELDHFIGAATTEACPQDLDCLEVEAGTWAVFTAVGAFPQALQEVWGRIYAEWFPSSGYESAEGPEILWNESPDVSSPEFKSEIWVPVRSITRE
- a CDS encoding polymer-forming cytoskeletal protein; this encodes MKVIKGLVVMGIAAAVLAGCGSNNDKAANTSASPAAEQTDAVTTASIVNQADPFIAAVSDKGNWIIAILNDLTIDKEVTVSGEFHDKGKAENAIYRKLALYSQDENHNITASYTLTVPKMTVQSENFKIQGGTLKGDVYVEAKGFTLDKTATIDGNLYFKSADLQSTAVLDGKVTGATEVKE
- a CDS encoding lipase family protein, with product MTDSSLHHQRAIFLAAVCSQTYAQFNNPDAAVIVPAPYRICHVIKARSLTHHKEPFGFILEAPEELIIAFRGTSSTTNWIADMLASQTRFKYVQSDCRTHRGFTSIYASARKALLSAVAKLPANKPLFITGHSLGAALATLCALDLAANTAFKSPYLYTFGSPRVGDPAFAKTFSRYVPNSWRFANLYDVVTMAPPPVYKLPKQEKKYYYSHVRTHSPLTFVNGAFGPNHVIGSYYGELSKLDSEFARRLNDSCPGFCPAPL
- a CDS encoding branched-chain amino acid aminotransferase translates to MTQTIHIERTTTPKPKPAANELGFGKYFTDHMFILDYEEGKGWHNARIVPYQPISLDPAAKVFHYGQTIFEGLKAYRTENGKISLFRPDMNMKRLNRSNDRMSIPPVDEALGLEALRQLVLIDQDWIPDAPETSLYVRPFVIATEPALGVSPSQQYKFMIILSPVGTYYAEGIKPVSIYVESEYARSVVGGVGHVKTAGNYAAGLKAQEGASALGYSQVLWLDGVHRKYVEEVGSMNVFFRIGDKVITPALTGGLLPGITRDSVIHLLKHWGVEVEERLISIDELVQAQKDGSLKEMFGTGTAAVISPVGSLHWKGEKLMIGDGSTGELSARVYDTITGIQNGRIEDPFSWRVVVE
- a CDS encoding NAD(P)/FAD-dependent oxidoreductase; this encodes MQKYIVIGAGILGASAAYQLARSGADVTIVDRQESGQATDAAAGIICPWISKRRNKVWYKLAREGAKFYPSLIRELGNEGETNTGYAQVGALRLEEELAKLEELRQIALKRKDEAPEMGELLLFSPEEVGRQFPPLDKKYSALYVGGAARVDGRALRDALLRSAERHGAILLKGEAGLSFEGNVANGIVIGGRRLEADAVLVCAGAWAGPLLEPLGVKFKVTYQKAQIVHLALQGADTRGWPVVMPPGDQYILAFPDQRIVIGATHENHPNGFDTRITAGGLQEVLGKALEHAPGLAEGEFLEARAGFRPFTPGFLPVIGQLPDWEGIYVANGLGASGLTMGPYIGLQLAKLALGQSPDLDLEPYKLEGALERL